The following proteins are encoded in a genomic region of Gopherus flavomarginatus isolate rGopFla2 chromosome 14, rGopFla2.mat.asm, whole genome shotgun sequence:
- the CMTM3 gene encoding CKLF-like MARVEL transmembrane domain-containing protein 3: MEMAAEEAVVLCSEYNIKGQAQFRTKAYPFKLNIPRRSAAARAAQASPAPLPAMDLPASEDPDAQAPPPGLRTLLPSREFLCSRKGQLLLAESVLSFITFICYIASSAASFMMAPLIEFLLALFLFFAYSSKLNEKFKGIYWPLSDFLRCVTAAIIYFAISIAAVSKYSDGASKAAGVFGFIATIVFAVDFYITFNDLVTFLKQGSSENATEAQKSEDEASDSDSD, translated from the exons ATGGAAATGGCTGCTGAAGAAGCTGTTGTGCTCTGTTCAGAATACAACATTAAAGGTCAAGCACAGTTCAGAACCAAAGCATATCCGTTCAAATTGAACA tccCCAGGCGCTCAGCAGCAGCCCGAGCCGCCCAGGCGAGCCCCGCTCCGCTCCCGGCCATGGACCTACCCGCTTCGGAAGATCCCGATGCCCAAGCGCCTCCGCCTGGCCTTCGCACGCTCCTGCCCTCCAGGGAGTTCCTCTGCTCTCGCAAAGGGCAGCTCCTGCTGGCCGAGTCG GTGCTGTCATTTATCACCTTTATCTGTTATATTGCATCTTCAGCTGCATCTTTCATGATGGCACCACTCATAGAATTTCTGCTGgcactgtttcttttctttgcATACTCCTCTAAGCTTAATGAGAAGTTTAAAGGAATCTACTGGCCTTTGTCG GATTTCTTGCGCTGTGTCACTGCTGCCATTATATATTTTGCCATCTCAATCGCTGCAGTCTCAAAATATTCTGATGGAGCATCCAAAGCAGCTGGG GTATTTGGCTTTATAGCCACAATAGTGTTTGCTGTTGATTTCTACATTACCTTTAATGACCTGGTCACGTTTCTCAAACAAGGCAGTTCCGAAAATGCCACTGAAGCACAAAAGTCAGAAG atgAGGCCTCTGATTCGGATTCGGACTGA